Proteins from one Hoplias malabaricus isolate fHopMal1 chromosome 2, fHopMal1.hap1, whole genome shotgun sequence genomic window:
- the LOC136687421 gene encoding myelin-oligodendrocyte glycoprotein-like, with product MILCVTLLILSGSVSVAERFKVIGPEEAVVADIDEDVVLPCSLKPTTSAENMMVSWFKKDVIVHHYENHKDRNDVQSESYRGRIDLFKEELKNGNISLKLSAVQLSDEGTYSCLVVSSSGYESATLYLNVRDVPAAWKTALIWILVLLPLLFVLIIFVMIMKSKFIVNISVFTNYVNTQ from the exons ATGattctctgtgtgactctgcTGATTCTCTCTGGCTCAGTGTCAG ttgCAGAACGCTTTAAGGTGATTGGTCCAGAGGAGGCTGTTGTTGCTGACATTGATGAAGATGTGGTTCTGCCCTGTTCTCTCAAACCTACCACCAGTGCTGAGAATATGATGGTGTCATGGTTTAAAAAAGATGTGATCGTTCATCACTATGAAAATCATAAAGACAGAAATGATGTACAGTCTGAGTCTTACAGAGGGAGGATAGACTTATTTAAAGAAGAGCTGAAGAATGGGAACATCTCTCTGAAACTCTCAGCCGTCCAACTTTCTGATGAAGGAACTTACTCTTGTTTAGTTGTGTCAAGCTCTGGGTATGAAAGTGcaacactttatttaaatgtcaGAG ATGTTCCTGCTGCTTGGAAGACTGCTCTGATCTGGATTTTagttcttcttcctcttctttttgtattaattatatttgtaaTGATCATGAAAAGTAAGTTTATTGTAAATATCTCAGTTTTCACTAATTATGTTAATACTCAGTGA
- the LOC136678704 gene encoding ribonuclease inhibitor-like, translating into MGKNHLEDSEVKKLCDGLKSPRCKLETLGLARCRLGKQSCEHLKSVLLKNSSLKTLDLSDNDLQDSGVEKLCDGLKSEDCKLETLRLARCRLGKQSCEHLKSVLLEKSSLKNLDLSNNDLQDSGVKKLCDGLKSEDCKLETLRLNYCDLSEDSCDSLASVLSSDSTLKELDLSDNDLEDSGVKKLCDGLKSPRCKLETLRLAGCRLGKHSCKHLRSVLLKNSSLKNLDLSNNDLQDSGVKELCDGLKTEDCKLETLRLVRCRLGKQSCEHLKSVLLKNSSLKNLDLSDNDLEDSGVKKLCDGLKSEHCKLETLSFEPKCSAA; encoded by the exons ATGGGTAAGAATCACCTGGAGGATTCAGAAGTGAAGAAGCTCTGTGACGGACTGAAGAGTCCAcgctgtaaactggagacactggG ACTAGCTCGGTGTCGTCTTGGGAAACAGAGTTGTGAACATCTGAAATCAGTTTTACTGAAGAATTCCTCTCTTAAAACCCTGGACCTCAGtgacaatgacctgcaggattcaggagtggagaagctctgtgACGGACTGAAGAGTgaagactgtaaactggagacactgag ACTAGCTCGGTGTCGTCTTGGGAAACAGAGTTGTGAACATCTGAAATCAGTTTTACTGGAGAAATCCTCTCTTAAAAacctggacctcagtaacaatgacctgcaggattcaggagtgaagaaGCTCTGTGACGGACTGAAGAGTgaagactgtaaactggagacactcag gTTGAACTACTGTGACCTCAGTGAAGACAGCTGTGACTCTCTGGCATCAGTTTTGAGTTCAGATTCAACactgaaagaactggacctcagtgaCAATGACCTggaggattcaggagtgaagaaGCTCTGTGACGGACTGAAGAGTCCAcgctgtaaactggagacactgag ACTAGCTGGGTGTCGTCTTGGGAAACATAGTTGTAAACATCTGAGATCAGTTTTACTGAAGAATTCCTCTCTTAAAAacctggacctcagtaacaatgacctgcaggattcaggagtgaaggaGCTCTGTGACGGACTGAAGACTgaagactgtaaactggagacactgag ACTTGTTCGGTGTCGCCTTGGGAAACAGAGTTGTGAACATCTGAAATCAGTTTTACTGAAGAATTCCTCTCTTAAAAACCTGGACCTCAGTGACAATGACCTGGAGGATTCAGGAGTAAAGAAGCTCTGTGACGGACTGAAGAGtgaacactgtaaactggagacactcag TTTTGAGCCCAAGTGCAGTGCAGCTTAA